The Clostridia bacterium genome includes a window with the following:
- a CDS encoding zinc-ribbon domain containing protein: protein MYEDKTLVCKDCGAEFVFTAGEQEFYAERGFQNEPSRCKECRAKRKSASREMFETTCSQCGGVARVPFQPRDDRPVLCSECFAKSREQQ from the coding sequence ATGTACGAAGACAAGACCTTGGTATGCAAAGATTGCGGAGCCGAATTCGTGTTCACCGCCGGTGAGCAGGAGTTTTACGCGGAGAGAGGGTTCCAGAACGAGCCCTCCAGATGCAAGGAATGCAGAGCTAAGCGCAAGAGCGCAAGCAGAGAGATGTTCGAGACGACCTGCTCTCAGTGCGGCGGTGTTGCCAGAGTTCCTTTCCAGCCCCGCGACGACAGACCGGTTCTGTGCAGCGAGTGCTTTGCCAAGAGCAGAGAGCAGCAGTAA
- a CDS encoding DUF1858 domain-containing protein, translating to MVDKNWVIGTVLDKYPDTAELFFGIGMHCLGCPGARSETIEQACMVHGADCDALIDEINALIGE from the coding sequence ATGGTTGATAAGAATTGGGTTATCGGAACCGTTCTTGATAAGTATCCCGATACTGCGGAGCTGTTTTTCGGCATAGGAATGCATTGTCTCGGTTGCCCCGGCGCAAGAAGCGAAACCATCGAGCAGGCCTGTATGGTTCACGGCGCCGATTGCGACGCGCTCATTGACGAAATCAACGCTCTTATAGGAGAATAA
- a CDS encoding Nif3-like dinuclear metal center hexameric protein has translation MASVGEILNFLWKAAPPELAEGFDNVGLIAGDEEVNVTKALLALDITEEVIAEAVEQKAQLIISHHPVVFGNVKRFTPQDYVSKRAYSLVRAGISAICMHTNLDAADDGVGETLAKKLGLTDIREIEGTGENGNCGRIGFLEEPVEPEWLALRVKDALGCDAVRYVAGDKKISVVAVIGGSGGDFAELVMNSGADAFVTADVKHHQFIYAKDSGLTLIDGGHYETEYPIIPELKSRLEEEFTMVKFVLSERGNVIKTLY, from the coding sequence ATGGCTTCTGTCGGAGAAATACTCAACTTCTTATGGAAAGCGGCCCCGCCTGAACTCGCCGAGGGCTTTGACAACGTCGGACTCATAGCGGGCGACGAAGAAGTCAACGTTACAAAAGCGCTACTGGCGCTCGATATCACCGAGGAGGTTATCGCCGAGGCGGTCGAGCAGAAAGCGCAGCTTATCATAAGCCATCATCCCGTCGTTTTCGGGAACGTCAAACGCTTCACGCCTCAGGATTACGTTTCAAAACGCGCGTATTCGCTCGTCAGAGCCGGTATTTCCGCGATATGTATGCACACCAATCTCGACGCCGCCGACGACGGAGTGGGCGAGACGCTGGCAAAAAAGCTCGGACTGACGGATATCCGCGAAATCGAAGGCACCGGTGAAAACGGCAACTGCGGACGCATCGGCTTCCTTGAAGAACCCGTTGAGCCCGAATGGCTCGCCTTGCGCGTGAAAGACGCGCTCGGATGCGACGCGGTGAGGTACGTCGCCGGCGACAAAAAGATCTCCGTGGTCGCCGTTATCGGCGGCAGCGGCGGCGACTTCGCGGAGCTCGTGATGAATTCCGGTGCCGACGCTTTCGTTACCGCCGACGTGAAGCATCACCAGTTCATTTACGCAAAAGACAGCGGATTGACGCTGATCGACGGCGGGCACTATGAAACGGAGTATCCTATTATACCGGAACTGAAGTCGCGCCTTGAGGAGGAATTCACTATGGTCAAGTTCGTTCTCTCCGAGCGCGGAAACGTAATTAAGACTCTATATTAA
- a CDS encoding aminopeptidase, with protein sequence MINKEMLTEYARLLVEVGVNIRKGQRLLINAPVDCAEFVRLCATAAYDAGCAEVVVNWSDDYLAREKFLRAEDKVFESFPSWRRDFLMDLADDGAAKLAIYASDPESMKGVDPARLLGWERVAGAAMEDYRNMQMRNDFPWCVASIPIVSWAKKVSPDLSDEEAVDDLWSKIFSALRIDGSGNAVERWREHIATLAARCEKLTSLAFKKLRYSNSIGTDLTIELPDNHVWLGGSEVTTKGQAFVANMPTEEVFTAPKRDGVNGRVVASMPLVKDGNVIDGIVMEFKDGRIVNATAKTNEDILKAAIAVDEGASYLGEVALVPFKSPISDMKTLFYNTLFDENASCHLAFGDAYPCVTGGASMSREELNAAGLNSSVTHEDFMVGTADLSIVGVGADGKETPVFIDGNFAL encoded by the coding sequence ATGATTAACAAAGAAATGCTCACGGAATACGCGCGGCTTCTCGTTGAAGTCGGCGTGAATATCCGAAAAGGCCAGCGCCTTCTCATCAACGCACCGGTCGACTGCGCTGAGTTTGTGCGCCTTTGCGCAACAGCCGCCTACGATGCCGGCTGCGCGGAAGTGGTCGTGAACTGGTCTGACGACTACCTCGCGCGCGAGAAGTTCCTTCGCGCCGAAGACAAGGTTTTTGAATCATTCCCGTCATGGAGACGCGACTTCCTTATGGATCTTGCGGACGACGGCGCGGCAAAGCTTGCAATCTATGCGTCCGACCCGGAAAGCATGAAGGGCGTCGATCCCGCCCGCCTGCTCGGATGGGAGCGCGTCGCGGGCGCCGCTATGGAAGACTACCGCAATATGCAGATGCGCAACGACTTCCCGTGGTGCGTCGCTTCGATTCCGATTGTATCGTGGGCGAAAAAAGTATCGCCCGACCTGTCCGACGAAGAAGCCGTCGACGACTTGTGGAGCAAGATATTCTCCGCGCTTCGCATCGACGGCAGCGGAAACGCGGTCGAGCGCTGGCGCGAGCATATCGCTACGCTCGCTGCGAGATGTGAAAAGCTCACTTCCCTCGCCTTCAAAAAGCTGCGCTACTCTAATTCCATAGGCACCGATCTGACGATAGAACTGCCCGATAACCACGTATGGCTCGGGGGCAGCGAAGTTACGACCAAAGGACAGGCCTTCGTCGCGAATATGCCGACCGAAGAAGTCTTCACCGCGCCGAAGCGCGACGGAGTCAACGGCAGAGTCGTCGCCTCTATGCCGCTGGTCAAGGACGGCAACGTCATCGACGGCATCGTTATGGAATTCAAAGACGGCAGGATAGTAAACGCGACGGCAAAGACAAACGAAGATATCCTCAAAGCCGCGATCGCTGTCGACGAAGGCGCGAGTTACCTCGGCGAAGTCGCCCTCGTCCCCTTCAAATCGCCGATATCCGATATGAAAACGCTGTTTTACAACACGCTCTTTGACGAAAACGCTTCCTGCCACCTCGCGTTCGGCGACGCTTATCCCTGCGTCACGGGCGGAGCGTCCATGTCGCGCGAAGAGCTGAACGCCGCCGGACTCAACTCCTCCGTCACGCACGAGGACTTTATGGTCGGAACGGCCGACCTTTCGATCGTCGGCGTCGGCGCGGACGGCAAAGAAACGCCGGTCTTTATCGACGGTAATTTCGCTCTGTAA
- a CDS encoding NFACT family protein, translated as MALDAAFLKLICAELNERAAGAKVDKVYQPERDEFVFFLRGFRENMKLRISASSASPAVYFTEHSKDNPKQAPTLCMLARKLFIGGRFVVAEQPGMERVITLKFDCTDEMGDKVERRVVAEIMGRSSNILFTDGDGRIIESVKHSGADPDAVRCIIAGMPYAMPPAQNKADPYLLTGESLSSILSASDESLSDALLHNIAGFSPIVCREIAFRASGDAETPASHADAGKVYAELGSLLSKLENGGNPSVVCRADGTAADFSFFSPSVYGVAMEIKRFDSPSELLDFFYYERDRAERLKQRTSELSRLVSRSIERAVRKAAAQSRELAECENAEELRVRGELINAYLHEINPGSSVAVVKNYYDNYNEIHIPLDSALSPQRNAQKYFREYRKSYTRKKKLAEQLELGEAEIEWLRSVADELTLVETSEDISRIREELVSEGYLRPAPSKNAKKPAKRPEFSFECVTTSDGFKVYYGKNNLQNDALTMRFASNSDLWFHVRESFGAHVVLRLEGREPTETAVYEAAKIAAAHSKSAEGTKVSVDYTEIRNVRKPKGSKPGKVFYVNFKTIIV; from the coding sequence ATGGCACTTGACGCTGCGTTTTTGAAGTTAATATGCGCCGAACTGAACGAGCGCGCCGCGGGTGCGAAGGTGGATAAAGTCTACCAGCCCGAACGCGACGAGTTCGTCTTTTTCCTGCGCGGATTCCGCGAAAACATGAAGCTTCGTATATCTGCTTCGTCGGCGAGTCCCGCCGTGTACTTTACCGAGCATTCAAAGGATAATCCGAAGCAGGCGCCGACGCTTTGTATGCTCGCCCGTAAGCTTTTCATAGGCGGCAGATTCGTCGTCGCCGAGCAGCCCGGTATGGAGCGCGTCATTACGCTTAAATTCGATTGTACCGACGAAATGGGCGATAAGGTCGAACGCCGCGTCGTCGCCGAAATAATGGGGCGCAGCAGCAATATCCTGTTCACCGACGGAGACGGAAGGATAATCGAATCCGTCAAGCATTCCGGCGCGGATCCGGACGCCGTCCGCTGCATAATCGCCGGTATGCCATACGCTATGCCGCCCGCGCAGAATAAAGCCGATCCGTATTTGCTTACCGGGGAATCTCTGTCGTCGATCCTGTCCGCGTCCGACGAATCGCTTTCGGACGCTTTGCTGCATAACATCGCAGGCTTTTCTCCGATAGTCTGCAGGGAAATCGCGTTCAGAGCCTCCGGCGACGCCGAAACTCCCGCGTCGCACGCTGACGCCGGAAAAGTATACGCGGAACTCGGCAGTCTGCTTTCGAAGCTCGAAAACGGCGGGAATCCTTCAGTTGTGTGCCGCGCCGACGGGACCGCGGCGGATTTCTCTTTCTTTTCGCCGTCCGTTTACGGCGTCGCGATGGAAATCAAAAGGTTCGACAGTCCGTCTGAACTGCTCGATTTCTTCTATTACGAACGCGACCGCGCCGAGCGGCTGAAGCAGCGTACTTCCGAGCTTTCGCGGCTCGTCTCGCGCAGCATCGAGCGGGCGGTCAGAAAAGCCGCGGCGCAGAGCAGGGAACTCGCGGAATGCGAAAACGCTGAAGAACTCCGCGTGCGCGGCGAATTGATTAACGCCTATCTGCACGAGATAAATCCCGGATCGTCCGTCGCCGTAGTCAAAAACTATTACGATAACTATAACGAGATACATATCCCGCTCGACAGCGCTCTTTCTCCGCAGCGCAACGCGCAGAAGTATTTCCGCGAATACCGCAAAAGCTATACCAGAAAGAAAAAGCTTGCCGAACAGCTCGAACTCGGCGAAGCGGAGATCGAATGGCTCCGCTCGGTAGCGGACGAGCTCACGCTCGTTGAAACTTCCGAGGATATTTCGCGTATACGCGAGGAGCTCGTGTCCGAGGGGTATCTGCGTCCCGCGCCTTCCAAAAACGCCAAAAAGCCCGCCAAAAGGCCGGAATTCTCTTTTGAGTGCGTTACCACTTCCGACGGTTTCAAGGTCTATTACGGGAAAAACAACCTCCAGAACGACGCGCTGACCATGCGTTTCGCATCAAACAGCGATTTATGGTTCCACGTCAGGGAAAGCTTCGGCGCTCACGTCGTGCTTCGCCTTGAGGGAAGGGAACCGACCGAAACCGCCGTTTACGAGGCTGCGAAAATCGCCGCCGCGCACAGCAAATCCGCCGAAGGCACGAAGGTTTCGGTTGACTACACGGAAATCCGCAACGTAAGAAAGCCGAAAGGCTCGAAACCGGGTAAAGTCTTCTACGTAAACTTCAAGACGATAATTGTGTAA
- a CDS encoding sugar O-acetyltransferase — MDIKEKMHSRKLYYPMDEDLFKEQIACLDKLYDFNATRPTELNKRAEMLREMFAEIGENCYIEPPFHANFGGKHVHFGSNIYANFNLTLVDDTHIYVGDNTKFGPNVTVCTAAHPILPELREKQYQYNAPVHIGKCCWIGTGSVILPGVSIGDNSVIGAGSVVTKDIPSNVVAVGVPCRVLRPIGERDKEFYFKDLRISDCELYNKHNLSNTTGRS, encoded by the coding sequence ATGGATATCAAAGAAAAAATGCACTCCCGAAAGCTTTATTATCCTATGGATGAAGATCTGTTCAAGGAGCAGATCGCGTGTCTTGACAAGCTGTACGACTTCAACGCGACGCGTCCGACCGAGCTGAACAAGCGCGCGGAAATGCTCAGAGAGATGTTCGCGGAGATCGGAGAAAACTGCTACATCGAGCCGCCTTTTCACGCTAATTTCGGCGGAAAGCACGTCCATTTCGGCAGCAATATTTACGCTAATTTCAATCTGACGCTGGTTGACGATACCCATATATACGTGGGTGACAATACCAAGTTCGGACCAAACGTAACCGTTTGCACCGCCGCGCACCCGATTCTTCCGGAGCTCCGCGAAAAGCAGTATCAGTACAACGCGCCCGTTCATATCGGCAAATGCTGCTGGATCGGAACCGGAAGCGTTATTCTGCCCGGCGTGAGCATCGGCGACAACAGCGTGATAGGCGCCGGAAGCGTGGTAACGAAGGATATTCCCTCAAACGTGGTCGCCGTGGGCGTTCCCTGCCGCGTCCTCCGCCCCATCGGCGAACGCGATAAAGAATTTTACTTCAAAGACCTGCGCATCTCAGATTGCGAACTGTACAACAAACACAATCTAAGCAATACGACCGGTCGGAGCTGA
- a CDS encoding SAM-dependent methyltransferase yields the protein MKLPPRLEYVFSFTEKCRLAADIGTDHGKIAAALVLSGRAERVIASDVNAGPLSKAEELSVKLGLADRIELRLADGLAGMENAGVDQIIVAGMGGELIASIIEAAPWVKKPSVRLVLQPMTTSPELRRYLASSGFFIKREGAVIEDGKPYEVIAAVYTGGKRDCVPEEAEIGGYFEGEAQAVRALLVKKRSALEKRLIGAERKNDGEADVINRLISRINTRLEEL from the coding sequence ATGAAACTGCCGCCGCGACTTGAATACGTTTTTTCTTTTACCGAAAAATGCCGCTTAGCCGCCGATATCGGCACGGATCACGGCAAGATTGCCGCGGCGCTCGTGCTTTCCGGCCGCGCCGAACGCGTTATCGCGAGCGACGTAAACGCCGGTCCGCTTTCTAAAGCGGAGGAGCTTTCCGTGAAGCTCGGGCTGGCCGATAGGATCGAGCTACGCCTCGCGGACGGTCTCGCCGGCATGGAAAACGCCGGAGTCGATCAGATAATAGTCGCGGGTATGGGCGGCGAGCTTATCGCGTCAATAATCGAAGCCGCGCCGTGGGTTAAGAAACCGTCCGTGCGCCTCGTTCTTCAGCCGATGACGACTTCGCCGGAACTGCGCCGGTATCTCGCTTCATCGGGATTCTTCATCAAGAGGGAAGGCGCCGTCATTGAAGACGGCAAGCCGTACGAGGTGATTGCCGCCGTATATACTGGGGGAAAACGCGATTGCGTTCCCGAAGAAGCCGAGATCGGAGGATACTTCGAGGGTGAAGCGCAAGCCGTGAGGGCGCTTCTCGTCAAGAAGCGAAGCGCACTGGAAAAGCGTCTCATCGGTGCCGAAAGAAAGAACGACGGCGAGGCTGACGTTATCAATCGCTTAATCAGCAGGATAAATACACGTTTGGAGGAACTGTAA
- the guaA gene encoding glutamine-hydrolyzing GMP synthase, which produces MSGNVRPAEMKRIETKELAEQFIQQQIKELREQIGDKKVLLALSGGVDSSVVAALLIKAIGKQLTCVHVNHGLLRKGEPEQVIKVFRDQMNANLIYVDAVDRFLDKLAGVSDPETKRKIIGKEFIDVFAEEAAKLDGIKFLAQGTIYPDILESDGVKAHHNVGGLPPELDFELVEPVKLLFKDEVRVVGEVLGLPHGMVYRQPFPGPGLGVRCTGAITRDRLEALREADAIVREEIGKLPETPWQYFCVIPDLQSTGIKYVDGQGKRYMGWAVIIRAINTIDAVTAAVPEIPFAVLCKMRDQIVKIPGVNRVLWDISEKPVATIEYE; this is translated from the coding sequence ATGAGCGGAAACGTGCGTCCTGCAGAAATGAAAAGAATCGAAACGAAAGAACTCGCCGAACAGTTCATTCAGCAGCAGATCAAAGAGCTGCGCGAACAGATCGGCGACAAGAAAGTCCTTCTCGCTCTCTCCGGCGGCGTCGACTCCTCCGTGGTCGCGGCTCTGCTGATCAAGGCGATAGGCAAGCAGCTTACCTGCGTTCACGTCAATCACGGTCTACTCCGCAAGGGTGAGCCGGAACAGGTAATCAAGGTGTTCCGCGATCAGATGAACGCCAACCTCATCTACGTTGACGCCGTCGACCGCTTCCTTGATAAGCTCGCGGGCGTTTCCGATCCGGAAACCAAGCGCAAGATCATCGGCAAGGAGTTCATCGACGTCTTCGCCGAGGAAGCTGCAAAGCTGGACGGCATCAAGTTCCTCGCTCAAGGCACTATCTACCCGGATATACTCGAAAGCGACGGAGTAAAGGCGCACCACAACGTCGGCGGTCTGCCGCCGGAGCTCGATTTTGAGCTCGTTGAACCCGTTAAGCTCCTTTTCAAGGATGAAGTCAGAGTCGTCGGCGAGGTCCTCGGGCTCCCGCACGGCATGGTCTACCGTCAGCCGTTCCCGGGCCCCGGACTCGGCGTCCGCTGCACCGGCGCGATAACCCGCGACCGCCTCGAGGCGCTTCGCGAAGCCGACGCGATAGTTCGAGAGGAGATCGGAAAACTCCCCGAAACGCCCTGGCAGTATTTCTGCGTGATTCCCGACCTTCAGTCGACCGGTATTAAATACGTTGACGGTCAAGGCAAGCGCTATATGGGATGGGCGGTCATCATCCGTGCGATCAACACGATTGACGCCGTGACCGCCGCTGTGCCGGAGATACCGTTTGCCGTCCTCTGCAAAATGCGCGATCAGATCGTCAAGATCCCCGGAGTCAACCGCGTCCTTTGGGACATCAGTGAAAAGCCCGTCGCCACGATAGAATACGAATGA